In Clostridiaceae bacterium, the genomic stretch AAAAAGTATAGAGAGATGGATTAATGAATATCCAAGAAGAATGTTTGGTTATAGGTCAGCCATAGAAATGGCGGTATGATGTATAGAATTTATTCCAGTAAGCAATGGATTTACCAAATTTTTCACGACATTTAATATTGCAATTTATAATAAATTATATTAACAAAAAAAGTATTCCTTTTGTCCTTTATTGATGGTAGAATAAATTTGTTGGGTTTTGGGGCAAAAGAACCTGACCTTAACTGTATTTTGTGGGGAGGTGTACTATAGATGGCATATTTTATTAGTGATGCTTGCATTAGTTGCGGCGCTTGTGAGTCTGAATGCCCCTCATCAGCCATTTCTGCTGGTGAAGATACTTATGTTATAGATGCTGAAGCTTGTATAGATTGTGGAGCATGTGCAGATGTTTGTCCAGTAGGCGCTCCGGAACA encodes the following:
- a CDS encoding 4Fe-4S binding protein, whose product is MAYFISDACISCGACESECPSSAISAGEDTYVIDAEACIDCGACADVCPVGAPEQK